AATGCGTTCCTCGTCATTTTGTGGGTTGTTTGGTTTCGCTTTGGTTTTTGTGAGGGCCGAAGGTCGCgtttgtgaattgcatgaaattattttgtgcGTGTTGCCTGTTgggatattaaatgtgtttttgtgcatgttgaaatttggggaatgttcaatttacaggggagactctgccaaaatttcggtagaaagtctcgtgcccttattcctttttgggaaaaatgatatagttttagaagtgggcccgacatcgggGGGGATGTCAGGAATTTTCACCGGAAGCGCGTGTAGAGAGGCTAATGTTCATATATGCATGGAGACTGTAAGTCTTCAGTGGGTCCACAACCTTATTAAatggtttgaagttttttcTTAAGAAGCTGGTAGATTGAATGATGGATGTGTTTGTTTCACTAACCATTGCTAACTGTCTCTTTCTATAGTTGAATTTGTCAGGAGACTAAAGGAATCCAATGCATCAATGTTGATACTTGCGGTTGTGGTAGTTCTATGTGGAGGTTAGAGATTTACCAAATTTTGGTCAATTTTCCCTTAACTTCccaagaaaagacaaaaattaaagatttaaaaattaaaaaaaaaaagaataagaagaattataaataaataaaaatatttagtcatatacccattcttagcactaaaactataaataaaccctacatcatttaattttcatagacacacccaaaaaaaccccaaaaatgatagctggaactattgaatttaattttaattattaaattactttgatgccctattgagtgttttgggtttttttatgaggttttggggttgagtttgttttaagaaatcaatggtagttttgtaatttaaaagaagttaaaagcttttttgttatgttgtaaataggCTTTAGGTGTGTTtccaaagtccatttcatataaggattttttttaataatttggactcttatattggatataatagtgaatctcccatcaatattttattatcgATGTTAGTTAGAAGTTCACATTATTATTGCTATCAACATTATTGctatcaatattttattatcgATGTTAGTTAGAAGTTCACATTATTGTTGCTATCAACATTATTGctatcaatattttattatcgTTGTTAGTTGAAAGTTCACATCATTGCTATCAACATTATTGCAAACAACTTGGAAAAAATGACTATCCTCCAaatcaacaagaaaaacaacttTTAAACGTGGACTTTGAGTGATTAATATCAGTTATCAGCTGCCTTacaaataaaaggaaacaGTCAaaacatatatgatatatcacGGCAACAACTTTGACGACTTTGTGAAGGCCAAGTCCTCTTCTAGTGGCCCAAAGGTTTCAATATCAATAATTTGCATTCATGGGTTGTTGTTTCCCGACTTCTCAATTTGCATTGTGTGGTGGTGGTTTGCATCGTTTTCAAGCGTGGTtgttcttatatatataaatacatttgAGCAATGGCACGTACACAAAGCAACATGCTAGTGAAAGCTTATAAACTAATGGCTCATgacttccttctcttcctcttattCTCTTGCAttatatctacaaatattcatGCCTGCAAACAGACTGAACGCAACTCCCTCCTGTCATTTGCCGCCACTCTATCTTCTCCTCCTTTAAATTGGACATCCCTTGATTGCTGTTGTTGGAAGGGCATCACTTGTGATCAAGATGGTTGGGTCACCCGTTTGCTCTTATCTTCCAAAGGGCTCAAAGGAGGTATCTCTCCCTTTTCACTTGCAAATCTCACCCATCTCACCCACTTGAACCTTTCCCACAATTCACTATATGGTTCACTTGAAACTCAGTTCTTCTTGTCTTTGAATCAAGTTGAGATCCTTGATTTGAGCTATAACCATATTTTTGGAAAACTACCACTTTCTCTACCATCTATTAATATACGGATAGTTGATTTGTCCAGCAATCACTTCTTTGGTGCAATTCCATCTTCATTCTTCCAACAAGCAAGCAACTTGACTAGTTTCAATGTCAGCAACAATACCTTCACAGGATATGTCCCATCATCTATTTGTCTCCAACATTATTCTCCCTTCCTTAGgctattggatttttcttccaatgtATTTAGTGGCAACCTTGCTCCTGGGCTAGGGAAGTGTTCCAAACTGCAGGTTTTTCGTGCCGGTCACAATAACATCTCAGGATTATTTCCAGAAGATATTTATAATGCTACCAAAGTTGAAGAAATTGCATTACCTTTCAATTCACTACATGGAGCCATTAGTGATAAAATTGTCAACTTCACCAACCTTGCCATCCTTGACCTTTCCTTTAATCAGTTTGGTGGCGAGCTTCCCCTCAATTTGGGGAAGCTCTCCAAGTTGAAGTTTGTGACCTTAGATTTCAACAATTTAGAAGGTGTGTTGCCCCCATCTTTGATGAATTGCACAAACCTTGTAGAACTGCATTTGGGAATAAACCACTTGGAAGGAGACATCTCTGTGCTTGATTTCTCAAGACTGAGTCAACTTACTAAACTCGACCTAATGATCAATAACTTCACTGGTACGGTTCCAGTAAGCCTTTACTCATGTAGGTTCCTAAAAGCCATTCGGTTGACTGGAAATCATCTAGAGGGACAAATACAAGCTGAGATACTTTCATTGAAATCCTTGTCCTTCCTCTCGCTTGGTTTCAACCAATTCACCAACCTCACAGGGGCAATGAAGATATTGATGAGTTGCAGAAGTCTTCACGCACTCTTTCTTACGGGTTCCTTTGTGGGTGAGCGAATGCCATCTGATGATGACATGGTTGATTTTCACGGATTCCAAAATCTTCGGATCTTGGCTTTGGTTAATTCTAACCTCACTGGTCAAATACCTTTATGGTTATCAAAGCTCAAGAATCTAGAGGTCTTGGCTCTACGTTCTAATCAAATCACAGGGCCAATTCCAAGTTGGTTGGGGACTCTTCCTAGACTGTTTTATATAGGCTTGTCAGAAAACCGAATTTCAGGTGAATTTCCAAAGCAACTTTGTCGACTACCAAGTTTGCTTTATGAACCTAATATTGCATCTCAAGTAGACAattatgaacttgaatttccTGCCTTCAGCTTCACCATCAGCAAAACCGGAAATCAAACTTTTACATCGCAAACATTACATTTTTATCCAGCAACGATAGATTTGTCTAAGAATAACATTAGTGGTTATATACCTTCTGAGATCGGCCAATTGCAGCTTCTCCGCAAGTTGGCTCTTGACTCCAACAACTTCTCTGGCATCATTCCAGACCAAATATCTAACCTAACAAATTTAGAGGTTTTGAACCTCTCTATGAATCACTTGTGTGGAATAATCCCATCGTCATTGGCGAGCCTTAATTTCTTGAAAGAATTTAATGTCTCCTACAATAACCTCGAAGGACCAATACCAATAGGCTCCCAACTCCAAACTTTCGACGCTTCTGCCTTTGAAGGGAATCCAAAACTTTGTGGTGCCCCACTTCCAAATAAGTGCGGACCAAGTAAGGGCATTGATGCAGATAACAAGAACAATAAAGACGTGGACAATGGACTTCATCAACTTCCgtggttttatattttcacTGCGTTGGGGTTCATAGTAGGATTTTGGGGAGTTTGTGGTTCTTTAGTTATTAGCAAGACATGGAGATATGTGTATTTTCGATTCATAGACAATCTACAAGATAGGCTCTATGTGATGATAAGTTGATAACAATCCAGATCAATGTGATGAAAAAAAGGCTTAGAGGCtagatatatattattaatgttgtactttttattttgcatttttagtttgctttttgtttttcttcttcttctgcttctttaTTTCAAAGTAACTGGACTCAAATTTGAAGGatatatgttgttttgttCATAAATTTATGGGGGAATTTGTACCTAACTGTTGATTTGCGCCCTGTTGTACTTATATATCTTTCGATATACttcatatcattttttttagaaaattaacgATATGAACTTTTATTTTCGTCAATTTTCTGGCTACCGTCTAAATCCTCAACATTACATCCAATTTGTCATTAAATATGAGGGAAAATTGATCAATTTATACATTAAAAAGAACTAAagactgaaaaataaaatataaaataaaataaaatataaaatataataaaaattaacctAACACTCCCAtagccttctctctctctctctctctctctctctctctctctctctctctctctctctctctctctctctctctctctctctctctctttctctctctctctctctcctcctcccccAAATTCCATCCAATTCCGCTTAGCCACTACCCTAATTCCAACTCACGAAGCCATAACACCCACctttaatttcaaaaactcaACATGATTGTTTTAACCAATTGAAGCAATAcacatttgttattttaaatacCCATTTGACTTGGCCATTGATAGGCTAATAGGCATAGGGGAAAACATTTCGATCATTTTTATGGATGCTATTTCCATATCCTCTCATATTTCTTCACCCAACTTATTCTCAACATTTTAAAGACAAGTTTACCTCTTTATAATATGACTTTAAGGGTATGTTTGGTATGCCTCACTATGCCTCACTGGACTGGACTGTGTTAAATAGCACTTGAAACCCATGTTTGGCAAAGGAAGGGATTAACTTAAATGAGACTATATTGTCCAACagttaaaaaaaagggggactCGTGTGTCTAATATAGAAAGCCCGAAATTGGGATCGCAAAATAGTGAGCGTGTTATTTTGAACATGCAAGTCCGATGGATTTTCTTGGCTTGAATCAAAACCACACCACCATAGACGGAATCGACTGTGGCAGAACCCAAAGCCTAGTGCTACCCCCAAATTTCTTCTCTCATAACCACCACCTTCAAGCCACGCACACAAACCCATCACCAAGAATCCCAAGCCACCCACATATTCATCTCCTAAGAAGCATGGATCTTGTAAAAATAACTGAATCTTGATGCAAAAATTTTCCTTTCATAAAATTAATAGTTGGCCTTACAGTCGGAGCATCTAGATTGGATCTTTTGGTAATGAAGCTCATGGCACGTCCAGGATATGCACCCATCAATGTCTCTCCCAATCCTTAACTATCTGTGTTTCCATGAAGAATAAATGATGATGAGATTGTATTGATTTAAAACCCAATATATCtaactgagagagagagagagagagagaaagagagagggagggagagaagagaaagagagagcggCGCTcacgaggaagaagaagatatgtTTGGGTGACGACGTCGTTtcctaatatttttttcatagatCTGTTTATGGGTTTGGGTCTTAAGCAATAGTATtaaaatgggctttgggtaaTGATATGTTTGGGTGAAAAAAGCTATCAATGCCTAAAAAtattaagaataaaaaaagaaagcacaaAATGCtacaatatatttataattttcgtatttaatttttttttaaagttataTATAGTTTTATATGTATCTATTTTTAGGTTAAAATttctaattaaaattaaatattaaaataattattttttagtccgacacaACACTAAAtataggtcttcactatttttacaatccagcttTTTAGTCCGATGCAacaccaaacgtaggtcagtacttaattCAACTTAGGCCAATCCGAGCTAATTCAAGACAGTCCCaggatttagtccagtccatgacagtccatcataccaaacgacccctaaaAGACTTACATAACCCACCTAAAAAAAAGCTAGAAACTTATCCAACGTGAATGCTaacaactttaaaaaaattagattaaaatagtgattttctatttaaacccttcacttctctttgttcactcTATATTCAAAGTTCAGCccaaattttaattcaaattttcacaatttctaataAAACCCCACTATCTTTCCATACTACCCCTAAATACACAcccaacagaaaaaataaataaataaataactcatCAACCTCACACCCCACACCACTCTAAGTTCACCTCAACCTCACATTACTTATGTAACATCCCGACCCAAAGCTGGGTTTAACATTTGCAATCACTAACCTATTTAGGAAAGCAATTAGGAACTATTCAATTATGAACACGAGGatgattaaattcaaatgcaATGATCGTGATTGGGTGAGGGCAGTGTGTGCAGAGAATTGCAACtgggtttgttttgctttAGCAATGAATGGTAGTGAATGGGTTCAGGTGAAGAATTTGGTATGATTGTGGGACAGTTGACCACAACTTTCATGCTAACTCAACATGGTTAGCTCAGAGATATGCTACTCAACTGTCTAGACTGCATAATTGGGACATGGAAATTTTTAAGCAACATGTACAAGAAGATTTGTCTGTGATAGCTTCTAAATCCCATATATAGGGCAAGGCAGAAGGCAACATCCATATCTGAGGGGACTTATGAAAAACATTATGAGTTATTATGGTATTATGCTGCTGAACTAAGAAGGACAAATGTGAGTAGCACAATCATTATCAAATGTGAGTTGGAGGGTGAAAGGCTAAGGTTTCAGAGGATTTACATTTGCTTGGCTGCAGTTAAACAAGGGTTTTTGCAGGGATGTAGGCCAGTGATAGGATTTGATGCTTGTTATCAAAGGTCATCACCCTGGACAATTGTTATCTATTGTTAGTATGGATCCTAACAATGGCATGCATCCTATTGCGTATGTAGTGGTTGAGGTGGAGAATTATGAAACATGGTCATTGTTTTGTCAACTGTTGGCAGAGGACCTTGGAATCGAAAACAGCACATGATATGTCTTTATCACAGATAAGCAAAAAGGCTTAATTAATGCAGTACATGATAATTTTCCAAACGCTGAGCACAGACACTGCCTCAACAACTAAGaagcaaatttttttcttactgGTTTTGATTAGGTGACCGCCTTAGATCCATCACAATGGTGTAGAGCTCACTTTAAAACTCATTCCAAGTGTGACATCCTTTTGAATAATATGTGTGAGGCTTTTAATGGTGCCCTTGTAGAAGTCCGAGACAAACCTATTTTAACCATTCTAGAGAGGATTAGAtactatattatgttgttgatgGCAACTGGAAGAGCATTTTGTGAGAGATGGAAACATGACATTGGCCCAAGAAGTTTTGGCATTTTGGAGAAAACGAAGAAAGAATTAGCTTGGTGCATTCCAAAGCTTGCTGGAGAGTTTATATGAGGTCAAAAACCATGATGGAAGTCAGGTTGTGGTTGATTTGGCAAGGCATAGTTGTTCATGTAGGAGATGGGTTATCGCTGGGATCCCATGAAAGCATTCTTGTGCTGCCCTTGGGCAACTAAATGAGGATCATATTGCTTATGTTGATGCTTGTTACAAGAATGAAACCTTTATGAGAGCTTATATTCCAATGGTTCACCTAATGACAAGTGAAGACTTGTGGCCTAAGTGTCATAGACCTCCTTTGATGCCACCACTTTATCACAAACAACTTGGGAGAATaaggaagaagaggatgaGGTTAGCAGGTGAACAACCACCAAATCTAATCCTACAGCCACCAAGTTGCAGAGGTATAACTTTGAAACCAAGTGTTCACTTTGTAGACA
Above is a window of Prunus persica cultivar Lovell chromosome G2, Prunus_persica_NCBIv2, whole genome shotgun sequence DNA encoding:
- the LOC18785990 gene encoding receptor-like protein 2, translated to MAHDFLLFLLFSCIISTNIHACKQTERNSLLSFAATLSSPPLNWTSLDCCCWKGITCDQDGWVTRLLLSSKGLKGGISPFSLANLTHLTHLNLSHNSLYGSLETQFFLSLNQVEILDLSYNHIFGKLPLSLPSINIRIVDLSSNHFFGAIPSSFFQQASNLTSFNVSNNTFTGYVPSSICLQHYSPFLRLLDFSSNVFSGNLAPGLGKCSKLQVFRAGHNNISGLFPEDIYNATKVEEIALPFNSLHGAISDKIVNFTNLAILDLSFNQFGGELPLNLGKLSKLKFVTLDFNNLEGVLPPSLMNCTNLVELHLGINHLEGDISVLDFSRLSQLTKLDLMINNFTGTVPVSLYSCRFLKAIRLTGNHLEGQIQAEILSLKSLSFLSLGFNQFTNLTGAMKILMSCRSLHALFLTGSFVGERMPSDDDMVDFHGFQNLRILALVNSNLTGQIPLWLSKLKNLEVLALRSNQITGPIPSWLGTLPRLFYIGLSENRISGEFPKQLCRLPSLLYEPNIASQVDNYELEFPAFSFTISKTGNQTFTSQTLHFYPATIDLSKNNISGYIPSEIGQLQLLRKLALDSNNFSGIIPDQISNLTNLEVLNLSMNHLCGIIPSSLASLNFLKEFNVSYNNLEGPIPIGSQLQTFDASAFEGNPKLCGAPLPNKCGPSKGIDADNKNNKDVDNGLHQLPWFYIFTALGFIVGFWGVCGSLVISKTWRYVYFRFIDNLQDRLYVMIS